TTGGCTTGAAGCCAGAGGAGATAAGATACCGGGAGGAGAAAGGTATAGAGCCGTACAACGTGGATAGTATGAGGTATGTTAGCATTGCAGCTTTCACCGGCGAGAAGCCTCTACCATTGCGGGGCGGTGAAACTGGAGATGTATTGAGAGAGCTTCTAGCTATAGTTAAATGGGGTGATCTCGACATCCTCTTCATAGACACCCCGCCTGGCATCAGTGATGAACACCTGGATCTATTGTATTCTCTGAGAAGCTACATTAAACCAATCATTGTTGCAACCCCAAGTAAACTGGCTCTTAGAAGTGTTTCGAGGTTAATCACTTTACTAGATGAAGCCGGCTACAACTGGATTGGCTTAGTGGAGAATATGGGTTATGGAGGGCTCCGAGGCAACCCTATGCTGAAGAAAGCGAGCTACTTAGGCTATATACCTTTCATCCCAGGCATCGAGGAGTGTATTGCTTCGAGAAGGGTCGGCGAGTGCATGGATCAAAG
The nucleotide sequence above comes from Desulfurococcus sp.. Encoded proteins:
- a CDS encoding P-loop NTPase, whose amino-acid sequence is MDPRLHSISRNISRVRRAYAVLSIKGGVGKTTVSTLLALYASRKLSVGLLDADIVNPSTHVLLGLKPEEIRYREEKGIEPYNVDSMRYVSIAAFTGEKPLPLRGGETGDVLRELLAIVKWGDLDILFIDTPPGISDEHLDLLYSLRSYIKPIIVATPSKLALRSVSRLITLLDEAGYNWIGLVENMGYGGLRGNPMLKKASYLGYIPFIPGIEECIASRRVGECMDQRILDGIIQALLTAS